TACGCGATCGGCTACAGCGTCTTCGTGGTCGTCCTCAGCCTGTTCAACTTCGTCCAGAACGTGAACAACTGGGTCCACGTGGGCGGCTTCCTGGCCGGCGTGGTCCTCGGCCTGGTGGTCCCGCCGGTGGAGGCGGTGGGCGGCCGGCGCCTGCGGCTGGTGGAGCGCGGGGTGCTGGTGGCCGTGGTGGCCGCCGCGGTCGTCGCCCTGGGCTTCGGCGTCCACCACGCCGCCGGCATCCTCATCCAGTCGGCGGGCGACCTCCCCCCGGTGAACTGATCAGCCGACCTCGCGGGTGCTCTGCACCGCCTGCCAGAGGCCCTCGAGGTCGTAGAAGACGCGCTCGCCGGGCAGGAAGATGTGGGCCACCACGGCGTCGTAGTCGAGGCAGGCCCAGGACGCGTCCTTCAGCCCGGCGGTCGAGAGCGGCCGCACCCCGGCTCCCCGGCAGGCCTCCTCGACGCTGTCGGCGATGGCGCGAACCTGCCGGTCCGTGTCCCCCTCGCAGATCACGAAGAAATCGGCGATGGTGGTCTTGCCCCGGAGGTCGATGGTGACCACGTCGCGCGCCTTCCGGTCGGTTGCGGCCGCGGCGA
This Candidatus Dormiibacterota bacterium DNA region includes the following protein-coding sequences:
- the rsfS gene encoding ribosome silencing factor gives rise to the protein MTPTELAALIAAAATDRKARDVVTIDLRGKTTIADFFVICEGDTDRQVRAIADSVEEACRGAGVRPLSTAGLKDASWACLDYDAVVAHIFLPGERVFYDLEGLWQAVQSTREVG